A window from Corynebacterium accolens encodes these proteins:
- a CDS encoding NAD(P)/FAD-dependent oxidoreductase — MRVDVVIIGGGFAGTSAAITLARANRSVALVDSDQPRNRFSEHSHGVLGFESASPVQMLESGRQEFQSFGGEVIPETAKSLMPAEDHSHRWKTELESGDAIYSSHVIVATGITDKLPDIPGLEQLWGNRVFHCPYCHGYEAKNKNLVVIGGKNPPFTFRITKLLTKWTDRVTFYPHGLELSQDEKRLMESLGITIEPNSVQGVRESERFDGGVVLDVGQKKKEYEACFTGPEFVPNDSLLKQAGCAVEHGWVKADSGMTSLEGIWAAGNVISSPDQMPQAMGAGAAVAIKVDQKMFDEDISG, encoded by the coding sequence ATGAGAGTGGACGTAGTAATTATTGGTGGCGGATTCGCGGGCACTTCTGCGGCTATTACCTTGGCTCGCGCGAATCGGTCTGTCGCGTTAGTGGACTCAGATCAGCCACGCAATAGGTTTAGCGAGCATTCCCACGGAGTTTTAGGATTCGAATCTGCATCGCCTGTTCAAATGCTGGAAAGTGGCCGCCAAGAATTTCAATCGTTCGGCGGAGAGGTCATCCCTGAAACTGCGAAGTCGCTTATGCCTGCTGAGGACCACTCGCATAGGTGGAAAACCGAATTGGAAAGCGGCGACGCCATTTACTCGAGCCATGTAATCGTAGCTACAGGTATCACTGACAAATTGCCGGACATCCCTGGCCTTGAACAGCTGTGGGGCAACCGGGTCTTTCACTGTCCTTATTGCCATGGTTATGAGGCCAAAAATAAGAACCTGGTCGTTATTGGTGGGAAGAACCCTCCATTTACTTTCCGTATAACGAAGCTGCTCACTAAGTGGACGGATCGAGTGACTTTCTATCCACATGGGCTGGAGCTTTCCCAGGATGAAAAACGCCTTATGGAATCGCTAGGAATCACAATTGAACCTAATTCGGTGCAAGGGGTTAGAGAATCTGAACGCTTTGATGGCGGCGTAGTACTTGACGTTGGGCAGAAAAAGAAGGAATACGAAGCTTGTTTTACCGGTCCCGAATTTGTTCCTAATGACTCACTACTTAAGCAAGCCGGATGCGCTGTAGAACACGGTTGGGTTAAAGCGGACTCTGGGATGACGTCACTGGAGGGTATTTGGGCTGCAGGAAATGTCATAAGCTCCCCAGACCAAATGCCGCAAGCCATGGGCGCTGGAGCCGCCGTTGCCATTAAGGTGGATCAGAAGATGTTTGATGAGGATATCTCCGGCTGA
- a CDS encoding Ltp family lipoprotein: MSSPSPYSDNSQPAGQPAAGQPASEQPQKKKGGCLKWGAIIIGVLIIIAIIANMGGSDDKTSESSTDQTTQQGTVEAAPEEEAQEINADDDARDEHDNQPEERSEDQDVPREFKNALKSAKVYSDTMHMSKQGLYDQLSSEYGEQFSPEAAQYAIDNLEADYHDNALQTARDYEETMSMSPNAIYDQLVSEYGEKFTAEEAQYAVDNL; encoded by the coding sequence ATGTCCTCTCCATCCCCCTATTCCGATAATTCTCAACCGGCTGGTCAACCAGCAGCTGGGCAGCCGGCTTCTGAGCAGCCCCAAAAGAAAAAGGGCGGCTGCCTCAAGTGGGGCGCAATCATCATCGGTGTCCTCATCATTATCGCCATCATCGCCAATATGGGCGGTAGCGACGATAAAACCAGCGAAAGCTCTACGGACCAGACCACCCAGCAAGGCACTGTAGAGGCCGCCCCGGAGGAAGAAGCCCAAGAAATAAACGCGGACGACGATGCTCGCGATGAGCACGACAATCAGCCAGAAGAACGAAGCGAAGACCAAGATGTCCCGCGCGAATTCAAGAATGCTTTGAAGAGTGCCAAGGTGTACTCAGATACCATGCACATGTCCAAGCAGGGATTGTACGACCAGCTCAGCAGCGAGTACGGCGAACAATTCAGCCCGGAAGCCGCCCAGTACGCCATTGATAATTTGGAAGCGGACTACCACGATAATGCTCTTCAAACGGCCCGCGATTACGAAGAAACGATGAGCATGTCACCCAATGCTATCTATGACCAACTCGTCAGCGAATACGGTGAAAAATTCACCGCAGAAGAAGCACAGTACGCAGTGGATAATCTGTAG
- a CDS encoding trimeric intracellular cation channel family protein, translating to MHDVDPLINTMYQAFDLIGVALNGIIGGTIARRREFDIVGFIFLALFSGLAGGMIRDMLIDDGPAAAISDPWYLGLACAGALTAFLMELKGKAWEIFREHGDAIILGMWSTTGCVKALAAGMPMIPCVFLGVLTAVGGGMVRDVASGQIPSIFGGSPLYAVPSIVTGIVMVTFASNDQFAMGMVVSPIIGSGMAIISYWRGWVLPXAGXAPVNYTAAQVAAIAKKAELKGFRRGRRKR from the coding sequence ATGCATGACGTGGATCCCCTCATCAACACGATGTACCAGGCCTTCGATCTGATCGGAGTGGCCTTGAACGGCATCATCGGTGGCACGATTGCTCGCCGCCGCGAATTCGACATCGTGGGATTTATCTTCCTCGCCTTATTTTCCGGCCTGGCTGGCGGCATGATCCGCGACATGCTTATCGATGATGGCCCTGCCGCCGCTATTTCAGATCCTTGGTACTTGGGCCTTGCCTGTGCCGGGGCGCTGACCGCCTTCCTCATGGAGCTGAAGGGAAAGGCGTGGGAGATTTTCCGCGAGCACGGCGATGCCATCATTTTGGGTATGTGGTCTACCACCGGTTGTGTGAAGGCACTGGCTGCGGGTATGCCCATGATCCCGTGCGTGTTTTTAGGTGTCTTAACCGCCGTCGGCGGGGGAATGGTCCGCGATGTCGCCTCTGGACAAATCCCGTCCATTTTTGGCGGCAGCCCCCTCTATGCGGTGCCTTCTATCGTCACAGGCATCGTCATGGTGACCTTTGCATCCAATGACCAATTCGCCATGGGGATGGTGGTTTCCCCAATCATCGGCAGTGGCATGGCCATCATTTCCTACTGGCGGGGRTGGGTCCTGCCCCSCGCCGGRGKCGCGCCAGTGAACTACACCGCGGCACAGGTGGCCGCGATTGCGAAGAAGGCGGAGCTAAAAGGCTTTCGCCGCGGTCGGCGCAAACGCTAG
- a CDS encoding IS256 family transposase has protein sequence MTTVARRDPADKAKIDAIEKKLLANPDIAKLIDDLGTSTTDANDLVRGMLQASITRGLNAEMDAHLGYESGDRSAKAAARTDNYRNGSYPKTVDSNCGPVTVDVPRDRAGTFFPTMVPKGSRRLTDLDDMIVSLYAGGMTIRDIQHHMATAMRVDIFHETISAVTDAVLDEVMVWQNRQLDEFYPVVFLDALRIKVRDDGRVVNKSAYMAIGVDLDGIKHILGLWIAKEEGASFWAQVCANFSNRGVKDVFIVCCDGLKGLPEAVEATWPNSMVQTCIVHLIRAANRWVAYGDRRGVSAALKKIYTATDEPTAQVALDEFEASELGEKYPRSVKVWRDAWARFVPFLQFPPAARKVIYTTNSIESFNNQLRKATRNRVQFTNDESALKTLWLMICNIEDKRAVKRAKQGKRVSRTAGRLMEGARVSGWKQAINQMAVAFPDRFDKYL, from the coding sequence ATGACTACTGTGGCGAGACGAGATCCGGCTGATAAGGCCAAGATTGATGCGATTGAAAAGAAGCTGCTTGCTAATCCTGACATCGCGAAACTGATTGATGACCTAGGCACGTCCACAACGGATGCCAACGACCTAGTTCGCGGCATGTTACAAGCCTCGATTACCAGGGGACTCAACGCTGAAATGGATGCCCACCTGGGCTACGAGTCTGGCGACAGGAGCGCTAAAGCTGCAGCTAGAACAGACAATTACCGCAACGGGTCGTATCCAAAGACCGTGGATTCTAACTGCGGGCCAGTCACCGTTGATGTCCCTCGGGATCGGGCTGGAACATTCTTTCCGACTATGGTCCCTAAAGGTTCTAGGCGCTTGACTGATCTTGATGACATGATCGTCAGCTTGTATGCCGGCGGAATGACCATTAGGGATATCCAGCATCATATGGCAACGGCGATGCGTGTCGATATTTTCCATGAGACGATTTCTGCGGTTACTGACGCCGTGCTCGATGAGGTTATGGTCTGGCAAAACCGCCAGCTAGACGAGTTCTACCCCGTGGTTTTCCTGGACGCGTTGCGCATTAAAGTCCGCGACGACGGCCGAGTAGTCAACAAATCTGCGTACATGGCAATCGGCGTGGATCTCGACGGTATTAAGCACATTTTAGGATTGTGGATTGCCAAGGAAGAAGGCGCTTCATTCTGGGCGCAGGTATGCGCCAACTTTTCTAACCGTGGGGTCAAGGACGTCTTTATCGTCTGCTGTGACGGGCTGAAAGGCCTGCCAGAGGCAGTTGAGGCAACCTGGCCGAACTCTATGGTGCAAACCTGTATCGTGCACCTGATTCGCGCCGCTAACCGGTGGGTAGCCTACGGGGATCGCCGGGGCGTATCAGCCGCGTTGAAAAAGATTTACACTGCCACGGACGAGCCCACAGCACAGGTTGCTTTAGACGAATTTGAAGCCTCCGAGCTGGGTGAGAAATATCCCCGCTCAGTCAAGGTCTGGCGTGATGCGTGGGCGCGTTTCGTACCGTTTCTGCAGTTCCCACCAGCAGCCAGGAAGGTCATCTATACGACGAATTCCATTGAGTCGTTTAACAACCAATTGCGTAAAGCTACTCGCAACAGGGTGCAGTTCACCAACGATGAATCCGCGCTCAAGACGCTGTGGTTGATGATCTGCAATATTGAAGACAAACGAGCTGTAAAGAGAGCCAAGCAGGGCAAACGAGTCTCAAGAACAGCCGGCAGACTCATGGAAGGAGCCCGAGTTTCTGGCTGGAAACAAGCCATCAACCAGATGGCCGTGGCTTTTCCCGACCGCTTCGACAAATACCTATAA
- a CDS encoding cadmium resistance transporter, whose translation MVTGLLGAVGLFIATNIDDIIVLSLFFARGAGQAGTTLRILAGQYLGFAGILAATILVTLGADAFLPTEAIPYFGLIPLALGLWAAWQAWRGDDDDDDAKVSGKNVSVLTVAGVTFANGGDNIGVYVPVFLNVDTATVIIYCVVFLILVAGLVLLAKFVATRPPIAEILERWEHVLFPIVLIGLGTFILVSGGAFGL comes from the coding sequence GTGGTAACTGGTCTCCTGGGGGCGGTTGGTCTGTTTATCGCCACCAATATCGACGACATCATCGTGCTCTCGCTGTTCTTCGCCCGTGGGGCCGGCCAAGCAGGGACCACACTTCGGATCCTGGCCGGGCAGTATCTTGGTTTCGCGGGCATCCTCGCAGCCACGATTCTGGTCACCCTAGGGGCGGATGCCTTCCTGCCCACCGAGGCGATCCCCTACTTCGGGCTAATCCCCCTGGCCCTGGGGCTGTGGGCGGCCTGGCAAGCCTGGCGGGGAGACGATGACGACGATGACGCGAAAGTCAGCGGAAAGAACGTAAGCGTCTTGACCGTCGCCGGGGTGACCTTTGCCAACGGTGGCGACAATATCGGCGTCTATGTCCCGGTTTTTCTCAACGTGGATACCGCCACCGTTATCATCTACTGCGTTGTCTTTCTGATTCTGGTGGCGGGCCTGGTCCTGTTGGCGAAGTTCGTGGCCACCCGTCCGCCCATCGCGGAGATTCTCGAACGCTGGGAGCATGTGCTGTTCCCTATCGTCTTGATCGGCCTGGGTACCTTCATCCTCGTCAGCGGCGGCGCCTTCGGCCTTTAA
- the cmtR gene encoding Cd(II)/Pb(II)-sensing metalloregulatory transcriptional regulator CmtR produces MLTIASRLDVMNRLGRAMADPTRSRILLTLLGGPAYPAALARELELTRSNVSNHLTCLRDCGIVVAEPQGRKTRYEIVDAHLVQALNSLLDTTLAADENAPCIDSACDVPGCATGEGNR; encoded by the coding sequence ATGCTGACTATTGCTTCGCGCTTGGACGTGATGAACCGATTGGGTCGGGCGATGGCCGATCCCACCCGATCCCGTATTCTCCTGACCCTGCTGGGCGGCCCGGCCTACCCGGCCGCTCTCGCCCGGGAACTGGAACTGACGCGGTCAAATGTGTCGAACCACCTCACTTGCCTACGGGACTGCGGAATTGTGGTCGCAGAACCGCAGGGGAGGAAGACCCGCTACGAGATCGTCGACGCCCATCTTGTCCAAGCGTTGAACTCACTGCTAGATACCACTCTGGCTGCCGACGAAAATGCCCCGTGTATTGACTCGGCATGTGACGTGCCCGGGTGTGCCACCGGAGAGGGGAACAGGTAA
- a CDS encoding TIGR02391 family protein: protein MNEQQSAESSGPLARFVSEALAPARFLKGPQKRQRIISDVDTILRTYRFSVTAEGHIVPTGEGVIGADALTRRIKEKLVLRGTHPEALRFCEEELINQSMFHAVTEATKSLMERIRPADCALDGEKLTQYVFGTRNNPGPRFINDFSSPADEAEHFGFIHLLNGIYGHLRNDRAHRARLGSEEKGQDFLDAMAMISYAHRVIDRSWLKGQA, encoded by the coding sequence ATGAACGAGCAACAATCCGCTGAGTCGAGCGGGCCACTGGCACGTTTTGTTTCAGAGGCTCTAGCTCCAGCCCGGTTCTTGAAGGGGCCACAGAAGCGTCAACGGATCATCTCCGACGTCGACACAATCCTTCGCACCTATCGGTTCAGCGTCACCGCGGAGGGGCACATCGTCCCTACAGGTGAAGGCGTCATCGGCGCCGACGCCCTGACCAGGCGGATAAAAGAGAAGCTTGTCTTGCGCGGCACTCATCCCGAGGCGCTGAGATTTTGTGAAGAAGAACTGATTAATCAGTCGATGTTCCATGCTGTAACCGAAGCGACAAAGTCACTGATGGAACGTATCCGGCCCGCAGACTGCGCGCTTGACGGAGAGAAGCTCACTCAGTACGTGTTCGGTACACGCAATAACCCTGGGCCACGATTCATAAACGATTTCTCCAGCCCAGCAGATGAGGCCGAGCATTTCGGATTCATCCATCTACTCAACGGAATCTACGGACACCTTCGTAACGATCGCGCCCATCGCGCACGTCTGGGATCGGAAGAAAAGGGACAAGATTTTCTCGACGCCATGGCGATGATCTCCTATGCACACCGGGTCATCGACAGGAGTTGGCTGAAGGGCCAAGCCTAA
- a CDS encoding IS3 family transposase produces MIRFIDDYRSSFSVEFICKTLKNNRAGGFITSRGYRQFKARGLSARRLRDTMLVERISAVHRDNYGVYGVRKMWHALRRDGIDIGREHATRLMRLAGVSGKGKGGSPITIRKANVPDLRPDLVEREFKAQGPNKLWVADITYVRTKKGFV; encoded by the coding sequence ATGATCCGGTTCATCGATGACTACCGGAGCAGTTTCTCTGTCGAGTTCATTTGTAAGACGTTGAAGAATAACCGGGCTGGTGGGTTTATCACCTCGCGTGGTTATCGCCAGTTCAAGGCCCGTGGATTAAGCGCTCGTCGCCTTCGCGATACTATGTTGGTTGAACGCATTAGTGCTGTTCATAGAGATAATTACGGTGTCTACGGCGTGCGGAAAATGTGGCATGCTCTCCGCCGTGACGGAATCGATATCGGCCGTGAACACGCTACCCGACTGATGCGCCTGGCTGGCGTTTCTGGCAAAGGCAAAGGCGGATCACCAATCACAATCCGAAAAGCTAACGTGCCTGATTTGCGCCCAGATTTGGTCGAGCGTGAATTTAAAGCTCAAGGACCGAATAAGCTGTGGGTGGCCGACATTACCTACGTGCGCACGAAGAAAGGCTTTGTGTAG
- a CDS encoding aminotransferase class I/II-fold pyridoxal phosphate-dependent enzyme produces MNESLEQVASAHLDKWREDGLWRSPSVFGSGQVPESSLRTATGKTAKDAVLFSSSNYLGLAEHPEIKNAVKDSVDHYGAGSGGSRLTTGTSELHVAVEAAAAQLTGYPDSVFFATGYQANLSTLQALASPELTIVSDARNHASIIDGCRLAKASGASLVVTAHRDTRAVENALVTRTTKYALVITDGLFSMDGVLAPLPELSRLAREHGAWLMVDDAHSFGTVGNRGLGLPEYFGVQPDIQLITASKALGAEGGLVATSKPVAQLLRQQARSFVFSTSPTPATSAAVLAALKLIESDPSLVSQLQGNIAYWHSTRGTTPQQGPIIPVHVGDEAAAMDASAALLDHGFIVPAIRWPTVARGAAILRVTLMATHTRAQIDALCTELEQLGL; encoded by the coding sequence GTGAACGAGAGCCTAGAACAAGTCGCATCTGCGCACCTGGATAAGTGGAGAGAAGACGGCCTATGGCGCAGCCCTTCGGTCTTTGGAAGTGGGCAAGTCCCGGAAAGCTCCTTGCGGACGGCCACCGGGAAGACGGCCAAAGACGCGGTGCTCTTTAGCTCGTCGAATTACCTGGGCCTGGCAGAGCATCCGGAGATTAAAAACGCCGTAAAGGACAGCGTTGATCACTACGGCGCAGGCTCAGGCGGCTCGCGTTTGACCACCGGCACGTCTGAATTACACGTTGCGGTAGAAGCCGCTGCGGCCCAGCTGACTGGGTATCCAGACTCGGTATTCTTTGCCACCGGGTACCAAGCCAATCTATCGACGTTGCAGGCGTTGGCCTCGCCCGAGCTCACCATTGTTTCCGATGCGCGCAACCACGCCAGTATCATCGATGGCTGCCGGCTCGCAAAGGCGAGTGGCGCCTCCCTCGTCGTTACGGCGCACCGCGATACCCGCGCTGTAGAAAACGCTTTGGTCACCAGGACCACCAAGTATGCCTTGGTTATTACCGATGGCCTCTTTTCCATGGACGGGGTGCTTGCACCCTTGCCTGAGCTATCGCGGCTGGCACGCGAACACGGCGCTTGGCTTATGGTCGATGATGCCCATTCGTTTGGCACCGTCGGCAACCGCGGCCTTGGCCTCCCAGAATATTTCGGCGTCCAGCCCGATATTCAGCTTATTACCGCTAGCAAGGCGCTTGGCGCCGAAGGCGGCCTCGTGGCAACGAGCAAGCCGGTTGCCCAGCTATTGCGGCAACAAGCCCGGTCCTTCGTATTTTCTACCTCTCCCACGCCAGCAACATCGGCCGCCGTGCTCGCGGCGTTAAAGCTCATTGAGTCTGATCCCAGTCTGGTTAGCCAACTGCAAGGCAATATTGCTTATTGGCACAGCACACGCGGGACTACGCCACAGCAAGGGCCGATTATCCCCGTGCACGTGGGCGATGAGGCCGCCGCAATGGACGCTAGCGCTGCACTGCTTGACCATGGATTTATCGTCCCGGCAATCCGGTGGCCCACTGTTGCACGTGGCGCTGCGATACTCCGCGTTACCCTCATGGCAACCCATACGCGCGCACAAATCGATGCCCTCTGCACAGAACTTGAACAGCTGGGTTTATAA
- a CDS encoding 6-carboxyhexanoate--CoA ligase, whose protein sequence is MTYFSVRMRSDSAGQHISGAERIVREHEVPAVCAALSERALAHPKGMAENTFITVEALAESDILHVPSVGVKEEAVQSPSQARDVIEELLRSMTAHSQVVIEETFTARNMRGAMLIAADTGTRCEPDAQRGVRVSHMDAHNAQDAEFKGKDAAREAIVLASKVAAHPDVLAEVCVSDDPAYTTGYVCIDGTYHRLPHIKEPGSDEGARAFIIKPGADIEALIDYLESRAVLVDFGAEK, encoded by the coding sequence ATGACTTATTTCTCAGTGCGAATGCGGTCTGATTCCGCAGGCCAGCACATTTCGGGAGCAGAGCGAATCGTCAGGGAACACGAGGTTCCGGCGGTCTGTGCGGCGCTATCCGAGCGTGCTTTGGCGCACCCGAAGGGAATGGCGGAAAATACCTTCATCACCGTGGAGGCTTTGGCCGAGTCCGATATTCTGCACGTCCCTTCCGTAGGAGTAAAAGAAGAAGCGGTGCAATCGCCCTCGCAGGCTAGGGACGTCATCGAGGAACTATTGCGCTCAATGACCGCTCATTCCCAAGTAGTCATTGAAGAGACGTTTACCGCTAGGAATATGCGCGGTGCGATGCTCATTGCGGCCGATACTGGCACGCGCTGCGAGCCAGACGCACAGCGCGGCGTCCGTGTGAGCCACATGGACGCGCACAACGCTCAAGACGCGGAATTCAAAGGCAAGGACGCGGCCCGTGAAGCCATTGTTCTGGCGAGCAAGGTCGCCGCGCATCCTGACGTTCTAGCAGAAGTCTGTGTGTCTGATGATCCGGCCTATACCACCGGTTACGTCTGCATAGATGGCACGTACCACCGTCTTCCACACATTAAAGAGCCTGGGTCGGATGAGGGGGCGCGGGCATTCATTATCAAACCAGGTGCCGATATCGAAGCGTTGATTGATTATTTGGAAAGCCGCGCCGTACTCGTGGATTTTGGGGCAGAAAAGTGA